In Microvenator marinus, one genomic interval encodes:
- the rpsJ gene encoding 30S ribosomal protein S10 encodes MASDKIRIKLKAYDYRLLDASAAEIVDTAKRTGAKVAGPIPLPTQISRWTVLRGPFIDKKSREQFEMRTHKRLLDILDPTQQTLDALMRLDLSEGVDVEIKT; translated from the coding sequence ATGGCAAGCGATAAAATTCGCATTAAATTGAAAGCGTACGATTACAGGCTGCTTGATGCATCGGCCGCAGAAATCGTGGACACGGCAAAGCGCACGGGCGCCAAAGTCGCTGGCCCTATTCCTCTGCCGACACAGATCAGTCGCTGGACAGTGTTGCGCGGTCCTTTCATCGACAAGAAGTCGCGTGAGCAGTTTGAGATGCGCACGCACAAGCGTCTTCTCGATATCCTGGACCCCACGCAGCAGACTCTGGACGCACTGATGCGCTTGGATCTTTCCGAAGGTGTTGACGTAGAGATCAAGACCTGA